From one Ignavibacteria bacterium genomic stretch:
- the cas1 gene encoding type II CRISPR-associated endonuclease Cas1: MIKRSVVIQNRCYVSVLNNQLTIENRETGEMNSVPIEDVGYLEFESAQCTVTTAALSRLAAGGAVVVVCNQRYAPEAITLPLEGNTLHAERIQMQVSASTPVKKRLWQQLVRCKIRNQAAVLKTMGLPHATVARCATMVYTADRTNREAVAAKAYWQQLLKLYGVTRDPDGLYPNNFLNYGYAVLRSSVARGLVRAGLHPALGIHHSNRSNAFALADDVMEPYRPFADLHILQFCATLVEPTELQPPHKKEILQLLVRDVQHSIGRRPLLNSVEVVCAQVAQTLGGSSTEPDLPILRA; the protein is encoded by the coding sequence ATGATAAAGCGCTCAGTTGTTATTCAGAACCGGTGCTATGTATCGGTTCTGAATAACCAGCTTACAATTGAGAACCGTGAAACCGGCGAGATGAATTCGGTGCCGATAGAGGACGTAGGGTATCTGGAGTTCGAATCAGCGCAGTGCACGGTAACCACTGCTGCGCTCTCGCGGCTTGCTGCCGGCGGTGCCGTTGTTGTAGTATGCAACCAGCGGTATGCACCCGAAGCAATTACGCTCCCGCTTGAAGGCAACACACTGCATGCCGAGCGCATTCAGATGCAGGTTAGTGCATCCACACCGGTAAAGAAGCGCCTGTGGCAGCAGCTTGTCCGATGCAAAATCAGAAACCAGGCTGCAGTATTAAAAACCATGGGGCTGCCGCACGCCACGGTTGCACGGTGTGCCACCATGGTTTATACCGCTGACCGGACTAATCGGGAAGCCGTTGCAGCAAAGGCGTACTGGCAGCAACTATTAAAGTTGTATGGAGTTACCAGGGATCCTGACGGACTGTATCCGAATAATTTTCTGAATTACGGCTATGCAGTTCTTCGCTCATCGGTAGCCAGGGGACTGGTGCGGGCCGGATTACATCCTGCACTGGGCATACATCACAGCAACCGTAGTAATGCCTTTGCACTGGCTGATGACGTAATGGAACCGTACCGTCCGTTTGCCGATTTGCATATTCTGCAATTCTGTGCTACACTGGTTGAACCCACAGAGCTTCAGCCCCCTCACAAGAAAGAGATATTGCAACTCCTTGTTCGCGATGTGCAGCACAGTATTGGCCGACGTCCGTTGTTAAACTCAGTAGAAGTTGTATGTGCCCAGGTAGCGCAAACCCTTGGCGGAAGCAGCACCGAACCGGATCTACCCATTTTACGCGCATAA
- the cas2 gene encoding CRISPR-associated endonuclease Cas2 — protein sequence MCPGSANPWRKQHRTGSTHFTRISEYRAVWVMVLFDLPVTTAATRKAYTHFHKGLLKDGFSMWQFSVYVRHCASDENGTVHIERVERMMPKAGKVSILVITEKQMASVRTFWGAVKQDNPGGPLQLELF from the coding sequence ATGTGCCCAGGTAGCGCAAACCCTTGGCGGAAGCAGCACCGAACCGGATCTACCCATTTTACGCGCATAAGTGAGTACAGAGCCGTGTGGGTGATGGTGCTTTTTGATTTGCCGGTAACCACGGCAGCAACCCGAAAAGCATACACGCATTTTCATAAGGGGCTGCTAAAGGACGGATTCTCGATGTGGCAGTTTAGCGTCTATGTCAGGCATTGTGCATCTGACGAAAACGGCACAGTACACATCGAAAGGGTGGAGCGCATGATGCCCAAGGCCGGTAAGGTATCAATCCTGGTTATCACAGAAAAGCAAATGGCATCGGTCCGCACATTCTGGGGCGCTGTAAAGCAGGATAATCCCGGTGGCCCTCTCCAGCTTGAACTATTCTAA